One genomic region from Thermoleptolyngbya sichuanensis A183 encodes:
- a CDS encoding fatty acyl-AMP ligase, with amino-acid sequence MSDFIHLTPEPSNLVELLERRSHVHPDRQAFIFLQDGETEAGHLTYAGLYQQATAMAAWLQQQFAPGDRLTLVYSYEAALEFIVAFLGCLAAQVVPVPCHPPRNQQGVADVAARLVGSGSAGVLTGRSLLPKLQRQLVPALPPAHPICWLTHETGRASAAGWSRPDLSPDSLAFLQYTSGSTGTPKGVMVTHGCLWANQQMLHGAFQHTEASVGVGWLPLFHDMGLIGNILYSLYAGSLCVLMSPIAFVQKPVRWLEAIARYGATTSGGPNFAYGLLGRYVTENQRDRLDLSTWDIAFCGAEPVRQTTLDQFAEKFRPCGFRPEAFYPCYGMAEATLFITGGAKHLPPKMLHVDTQSLEQNRVEICEPARPGLARPGARRTQTLISCGHPWLDTRVEIVNRDTRMPCADGEIGEIWVAGSGIGKGYWQHPPEQENPFGVTLATGEGGFLRTGDLGFVQAGELFITGRLHDVLVLWGFNHYPQHIEQTVESCYPAFRAGGCAVFAAPIDGELGGDAAGEERLVIVQEVERSARQRLCLPDVVETVRWVAFREHFVDVGAIALVKPGGLPRTSSGKIQRSRCRQQFLEGSLAVIDVWRSPDSLDVSSLVRRYLSPRTHLIRLVARLRAKLGRA; translated from the coding sequence ATGAGCGATTTTATTCATTTGACACCGGAACCGTCTAACCTGGTCGAGTTGTTGGAGCGGCGATCGCACGTTCATCCAGACCGACAGGCGTTCATCTTTTTGCAGGATGGCGAAACCGAAGCGGGACACCTGACCTACGCCGGGTTATACCAGCAGGCGACCGCAATGGCGGCCTGGCTCCAGCAGCAGTTTGCACCGGGCGATCGCCTGACGCTGGTCTATTCCTACGAGGCGGCGCTGGAATTTATCGTGGCGTTTTTGGGCTGTCTGGCGGCGCAGGTGGTTCCCGTCCCCTGCCATCCGCCCCGCAATCAGCAGGGGGTGGCCGACGTAGCGGCGCGGTTGGTGGGGTCGGGGTCGGCGGGCGTGCTGACGGGGCGATCGCTCTTGCCCAAGCTCCAGCGCCAGCTCGTCCCTGCCTTGCCCCCGGCACACCCGATCTGCTGGCTGACCCATGAAACGGGTCGCGCCTCAGCAGCGGGCTGGAGCAGGCCCGACCTATCGCCCGACAGCCTGGCCTTTTTGCAATATACGTCTGGCTCCACGGGCACACCCAAGGGCGTAATGGTGACCCACGGCTGCCTCTGGGCCAATCAGCAGATGCTCCACGGCGCGTTTCAGCATACCGAAGCGTCGGTGGGCGTGGGCTGGCTACCGCTGTTTCACGACATGGGGCTGATTGGCAATATTTTGTACTCGCTCTATGCCGGGTCGCTGTGCGTGCTGATGTCGCCGATTGCCTTTGTGCAGAAGCCCGTGCGCTGGCTGGAGGCGATCGCACGCTACGGCGCAACCACCAGCGGCGGCCCCAACTTTGCCTATGGCCTGCTGGGTCGATACGTTACCGAAAACCAGCGCGATCGCCTCGACCTGTCCACCTGGGACATTGCCTTTTGCGGCGCAGAACCCGTGCGGCAGACCACGCTTGACCAGTTTGCCGAAAAATTTCGCCCCTGTGGATTTCGCCCGGAGGCATTTTACCCGTGCTACGGCATGGCCGAGGCGACGCTGTTCATCACGGGCGGCGCTAAGCATTTGCCTCCCAAAATGCTGCATGTGGACACGCAAAGCTTGGAGCAAAACCGCGTGGAGATTTGCGAACCGGCCCGTCCCGGCCTTGCCCGCCCTGGCGCACGGCGGACGCAGACCTTAATCAGTTGCGGACACCCCTGGCTAGACACGCGAGTAGAAATCGTCAATCGAGACACGCGGATGCCCTGCGCCGATGGGGAAATTGGCGAAATCTGGGTGGCGGGGAGCGGCATCGGCAAGGGCTATTGGCAGCATCCGCCGGAGCAAGAGAATCCGTTTGGGGTGACGCTGGCCACGGGCGAGGGCGGCTTTTTGCGGACGGGTGACTTGGGCTTTGTGCAAGCGGGGGAACTGTTCATCACCGGACGGCTACACGATGTGCTGGTGTTGTGGGGTTTCAACCACTATCCGCAGCACATTGAGCAGACGGTGGAATCGTGCTATCCGGCGTTTCGTGCGGGCGGTTGTGCGGTTTTTGCCGCGCCGATCGATGGTGAACTGGGGGGCGACGCAGCGGGCGAAGAGCGGCTGGTGATTGTGCAGGAAGTAGAACGCAGCGCCCGCCAGCGGTTGTGTTTGCCAGACGTGGTGGAAACCGTGCGGTGGGTGGCGTTTCGGGAACATTTTGTAGACGTGGGGGCGATCGCCCTGGTGAAACCCGGCGGCTTGCCCCGCACCTCCAGCGGCAAAATTCAGCGGAGTCGCTGTCGGCAGCAGTTTTTGGAGGGCAGTCTGGCGGTGATCGACGTGTGGCGATCGCCCGACTCTCTCGATGTTTCCAGCCTAGTGCGGCGCTACCTCAGTCCGCGTACCCACCTGATTCGCCTGGTGGCGCGGCTGCGAGCTAAGCTTGGCCGGGCTTAG
- a CDS encoding S1C family serine protease translates to MVRSFARPQPVRFAHLAASSLLLLQTAIATTLVSEFALTTPGTSLTQSAAAQSRSNIQDAEAAVVHIRANGRNGSGTGSGVIIDPSGLIVTNAHVVAGAREVIVTVQGREVRAEVVAMGDADCLDLALLQLPNQRNLPTLRLADASSITKAQNIWALGFPVGSTPRSPSIVEGTVNNIHIPQGVVVFNAPVNPGNSGGPVIDSQLRIVGITKSGARDAQNVNFAVSVGQVRLFVEAHRQGLRFPVGQYVIPAVASSSQSISQPISLARGNVQGNLQPGDSRFCADYSPTDIYTFEAEAGQAVMLRMSSRQAGSRLVLVGPDGRAIALDQSNGANRDALVVQKLTQSGQYTVLAMAAGENQSGQYDLQISQPILVERGMLDASTAPCFDDGSLCRAYNFQGRAGQTVALIVNSAFNPYLIVRDPNGDRVVEGKAERQGSVRFELPADGWYRLIVGGVEPGDRGEFFISILDTQDLPGANRVSQR, encoded by the coding sequence ATGGTACGCTCCTTTGCACGTCCCCAGCCCGTTCGTTTTGCTCATCTGGCTGCCTCTAGCCTGCTGCTGCTGCAAACGGCGATCGCCACCACGCTCGTCAGCGAATTTGCCCTGACCACCCCCGGCACTTCCCTCACCCAATCGGCCGCCGCCCAGTCGCGGAGTAATATTCAAGATGCCGAAGCTGCTGTGGTTCACATCCGCGCCAACGGTCGCAATGGCAGCGGCACAGGCAGCGGCGTGATCATCGACCCCAGTGGATTAATCGTCACCAATGCCCATGTGGTTGCCGGAGCGCGGGAAGTAATTGTGACTGTGCAGGGTCGCGAAGTGCGGGCAGAGGTTGTGGCAATGGGCGATGCGGACTGCCTGGATCTGGCGCTGCTGCAACTGCCCAATCAGCGCAACCTCCCCACCCTGCGCCTTGCCGATGCCAGTTCCATCACAAAAGCGCAGAACATTTGGGCATTGGGTTTTCCCGTTGGTAGTACCCCGCGCTCCCCATCGATTGTAGAAGGGACGGTCAACAACATTCACATTCCTCAGGGTGTGGTCGTGTTTAATGCACCGGTGAATCCGGGCAATTCCGGTGGGCCGGTGATTGATAGCCAGTTGCGGATCGTGGGCATTACCAAGTCGGGCGCTCGCGATGCCCAAAACGTGAATTTCGCCGTGTCGGTGGGGCAGGTGCGGCTGTTTGTAGAGGCCCATCGGCAGGGGCTACGGTTCCCCGTTGGGCAGTATGTGATTCCCGCCGTGGCCTCATCCAGCCAATCCATCAGCCAGCCCATCTCCCTGGCCCGTGGCAACGTGCAGGGCAACTTGCAGCCCGGTGACAGCCGCTTTTGCGCCGATTACAGTCCTACGGATATTTACACCTTCGAGGCAGAGGCGGGGCAGGCGGTGATGCTGAGAATGTCGAGCCGTCAGGCCGGATCGCGACTGGTGCTGGTCGGGCCCGATGGACGGGCGATCGCCCTGGATCAGAGTAATGGGGCGAATCGAGATGCGCTGGTGGTGCAAAAGCTGACCCAGAGCGGGCAATACACCGTGCTGGCAATGGCGGCTGGCGAAAATCAGTCTGGGCAGTATGACCTGCAAATCTCGCAGCCAATTTTGGTGGAGCGGGGAATGCTGGATGCCAGCACTGCACCCTGTTTCGACGATGGCTCCCTTTGCCGTGCCTACAACTTCCAGGGACGCGCCGGACAGACCGTTGCGCTGATTGTGAACTCGGCGTTTAATCCGTACCTGATTGTGCGCGACCCCAATGGCGATCGCGTGGTGGAAGGCAAGGCAGAGCGCCAGGGCAGCGTGCGGTTTGAACTGCCTGCCGACGGCTGGTATCGGCTGATTGTGGGTGGTGTGGAACCGGGCGATCGCGGCGAGTTCTTTATCTCCATCCTCGACACGCAGGATTTACCCGGTGCAAACCGAGTGTCGCAGCGCTGA
- a CDS encoding circadian clock KaiB family protein, translating into MKAPLPELYKGIALFTPGGDLVYCIDPDKQSHWHLHLCAALQEWLDLSEPPLFLVPWYTASIDRWRSPENQSVLTSAEVYPLVARHQAVLNAVFGTGDLLWQTVQPPDNLDESLMLLTYQSRFPELWRSHDLVICYESPTIQQVSQPEAQPSSWSRLSWQAQSPDFSKQGYVLRLYVSSNSDVTEAILTNLHRLLEDLIQQPYTLKIIDVYKFPELAEQDQVAATPTLVRVWPEPVRRVTGRLEDASRVMQLLLASNGEMESGMMER; encoded by the coding sequence ATGAAAGCCCCGTTACCAGAGCTATACAAGGGAATTGCCCTGTTTACGCCGGGGGGCGACCTGGTGTACTGCATCGATCCAGACAAGCAGAGCCATTGGCATTTGCACCTGTGCGCGGCGCTTCAGGAGTGGCTCGATCTGTCGGAGCCGCCGCTGTTCCTTGTGCCGTGGTACACCGCGTCCATCGACCGCTGGCGATCGCCCGAAAACCAGTCTGTCCTCACATCCGCTGAGGTGTATCCCCTGGTGGCGCGGCATCAGGCCGTGCTGAATGCCGTCTTTGGCACTGGGGACTTGCTCTGGCAAACCGTGCAGCCGCCCGACAACCTGGACGAGTCGCTGATGCTGCTGACCTATCAGAGCCGCTTTCCCGAACTGTGGCGATCGCACGATTTGGTGATTTGCTACGAATCTCCGACAATTCAGCAGGTCAGCCAGCCAGAGGCTCAGCCATCGTCTTGGAGTCGGCTATCGTGGCAAGCCCAGTCGCCGGATTTCTCCAAACAGGGCTATGTGCTGCGCCTCTATGTGTCGAGCAACAGCGACGTGACGGAGGCGATTTTAACGAACCTGCATCGCCTGCTCGAAGACCTGATTCAGCAGCCCTACACGCTGAAAATCATCGACGTATACAAGTTCCCTGAGCTGGCCGAGCAAGACCAGGTGGCTGCTACCCCCACCCTCGTCAGGGTTTGGCCAGAGCCAGTCCGTCGTGTCACTGGGCGGCTCGAAGATGCCAGCCGCGTCATGCAACTGCTGCTCGCCTCGAACGGAGAGATGGAAAGCGGGATGATGGAGAGATAG
- a CDS encoding putative selenate ABC transporter substrate-binding protein produces MMTSFKRRSLLLGTLAVLLVNACAGSPTAQNPETGSPAGTAAPLVVGSIPDQDPEKVQRQAEKLAAYLESKLGVPVKYQPVTDYAAAVTAFKVGDLDLVWFGGLTGVQARLQVLGAQAIAQRDIDEQFTSVFIANTQSGIAPFTDLKDLNTLKGRTLTFGSESSTSGRLMPQYFIQQAGMTLSDFKGEVGFSGNHDATIKLVEAGTYEVGALNSQVWESRVAEGAVDTNKVQVIWTTPPYYDYHWVISPEVEERYGQGFIQKVQAAFTELDPANPDQKEVLELFGAAKFIPTKNENYSQIESVGRQIGKIQ; encoded by the coding sequence ATGATGACCTCCTTCAAACGCCGCTCATTGTTGTTGGGCACTTTGGCAGTGCTTTTGGTGAATGCCTGCGCGGGTAGCCCGACCGCCCAAAACCCTGAAACTGGTTCACCTGCCGGAACTGCCGCCCCCTTGGTAGTTGGCTCGATTCCCGACCAAGACCCCGAAAAGGTGCAGCGACAGGCCGAGAAGCTGGCCGCCTATCTAGAATCAAAGCTGGGCGTGCCCGTGAAGTATCAGCCCGTTACGGACTATGCGGCTGCGGTCACGGCCTTCAAGGTGGGTGATCTAGATCTGGTGTGGTTTGGTGGGCTGACGGGTGTGCAGGCGCGGCTGCAAGTGCTGGGGGCCCAGGCGATCGCCCAGCGCGACATCGACGAACAATTCACCAGCGTCTTCATTGCCAACACCCAGAGCGGCATTGCGCCCTTTACTGACCTCAAAGACCTTAACACGCTCAAAGGGCGCACCCTCACCTTTGGCAGCGAATCTTCTACCTCTGGTCGGCTGATGCCGCAATATTTCATTCAGCAGGCAGGCATGACGTTGTCAGATTTCAAAGGGGAAGTGGGCTTTTCGGGCAATCACGATGCCACCATCAAGCTGGTGGAAGCAGGAACCTACGAAGTCGGCGCACTGAATTCTCAAGTCTGGGAATCGCGAGTGGCGGAGGGTGCAGTAGACACCAATAAGGTGCAGGTGATTTGGACCACGCCGCCCTACTACGACTATCACTGGGTGATTAGCCCAGAGGTGGAAGAGCGCTATGGCCAGGGCTTCATCCAAAAGGTACAGGCGGCATTTACGGAGCTAGACCCGGCGAACCCAGACCAGAAAGAGGTGCTGGAGTTGTTTGGCGCGGCAAAGTTTATTCCCACAAAAAACGAGAACTACTCGCAGATTGAGTCTGTCGGTCGCCAGATTGGCAAGATTCAGTGA
- a CDS encoding nucleotidyltransferase family protein, with protein sequence MKRDEVIVLVQAHRSQLQALGVKSLDLFGSVARDEARDDSDVDFLVGFDRLGGLFQLFRVRHYLEDLLDCKVDLGTAKALREHVREPVMKDLRHVI encoded by the coding sequence GTGATCGTATTGGTGCAAGCCCATCGCTCTCAGCTTCAAGCGCTGGGTGTGAAGTCGCTCGATTTGTTTGGCTCCGTGGCGCGGGATGAGGCGCGGGATGATAGCGATGTCGATTTTTTGGTAGGGTTCGATCGCCTAGGCGGATTGTTTCAACTGTTTCGGGTGCGCCACTATTTAGAGGATCTGCTGGACTGCAAGGTGGATTTGGGCACTGCAAAGGCGCTGAGAGAGCATGTTCGTGAACCCGTGATGAAAGATTTGCGGCATGTCATCTAG
- a CDS encoding FGGY-family carbohydrate kinase, with the protein MPAATSLHTFLGIDFGTSGARAIAISASGEIVAQASLPFPSVPSSALAEIWRDTLLALIAQIPAEIRQTLAAIALDGTSSTVLLCDDAGIPLAEPLLYNDARGAAMLDQVTAIAPPQHTVLSATSSLAKLLWLLSTLPLAQNAPPPHLLHQADWLAFLLHGRLGLSDYHNALKLGYDVGALRYPDWLLAANLPVQLPQINAPGTAIAPILPDLGDRLGIPATCQICAGTTDSIAAFLASGASTPGQAVTSLGSTLVLKLLSTVRVEDAASGIYSHRLGNLWLVGGASNTGGAVLRQFFSDAELAALSAQIDPSRPSPQDYYPLPKPGDRFPINDPNLPPCLEPRPDNPVEFLHGLLEGIARIEALGYRRLADLGATPLREVLTAGGGAQNEVWTNVRSRLLQVPVLPSPHTEAAYGTARLARAALQPDGDFGF; encoded by the coding sequence ATGCCAGCCGCCACCTCTCTCCACACCTTTCTCGGCATTGACTTTGGCACCTCCGGCGCACGGGCGATCGCCATCAGTGCTAGCGGCGAAATCGTGGCGCAGGCCAGCCTACCTTTCCCAAGCGTTCCGTCCAGCGCCCTCGCCGAAATCTGGCGAGACACCCTCCTGGCGCTGATTGCCCAAATTCCGGCTGAGATTCGCCAAACCCTGGCGGCGATCGCCCTCGACGGCACCTCTTCTACCGTCCTCCTGTGCGACGATGCCGGAATTCCCCTGGCCGAACCCCTGCTCTACAACGATGCACGCGGTGCGGCAATGCTAGATCAGGTGACGGCGATCGCCCCGCCCCAGCACACCGTCCTCAGCGCCACCTCCAGCCTTGCCAAGCTCCTCTGGCTCCTTAGCACGCTGCCTCTGGCCCAAAACGCTCCCCCCCCGCACCTCCTCCACCAGGCCGACTGGCTGGCCTTCCTGCTGCACGGTCGCCTCGGCCTCAGCGACTATCACAACGCCCTCAAGCTGGGCTATGACGTGGGCGCACTGCGCTATCCCGACTGGCTGCTGGCGGCCAACCTGCCCGTGCAGTTGCCCCAGATAAACGCGCCCGGTACGGCGATCGCCCCCATTTTGCCTGACCTGGGCGATCGCCTGGGCATTCCCGCCACCTGCCAGATCTGCGCGGGCACGACAGACAGCATCGCCGCCTTCCTGGCCAGTGGAGCCAGCACGCCGGGGCAAGCCGTCACCTCGCTGGGGTCTACGCTGGTTCTCAAGCTGCTCAGCACCGTGCGAGTAGAAGACGCTGCCAGCGGCATCTACAGCCATCGGCTGGGCAATCTGTGGCTGGTGGGCGGCGCATCGAACACGGGCGGCGCGGTGCTGCGGCAATTTTTTAGCGATGCCGAACTTGCTGCCCTCAGCGCCCAGATCGACCCGTCTCGCCCCAGCCCGCAGGACTATTACCCCCTGCCCAAACCGGGCGATCGCTTTCCCATCAACGACCCCAACCTGCCGCCCTGCCTGGAGCCGCGCCCCGACAATCCCGTGGAATTTCTGCACGGGCTGCTAGAAGGCATCGCCCGCATCGAAGCCCTGGGCTATCGGCGGCTGGCAGACTTGGGCGCAACGCCATTACGAGAAGTGCTGACTGCGGGCGGTGGGGCGCAGAATGAGGTTTGGACAAACGTGCGATCGCGCCTGTTGCAAGTGCCCGTCCTGCCCTCTCCCCACACTGAAGCCGCCTATGGAACTGCACGCCTGGCCCGCGCCGCCCTCCAGCCCGATGGTGATTTTGGATTTTAG
- a CDS encoding type IV pilus twitching motility protein PilT yields the protein MTDAQRPSIPPNSVPRTPPPPGRPPASAPPMGDLGQTSQQMPSQTFASTQANTAPGTRVNPASAGAMPGMGAPAVKPPPTPAPPPMMGHRPAAPPPMQTSRSKAAPGQPTLAQIVREAYDKGYSDIHLGVGETPRFRNRGEIDMTEYPVTDLDTFFSWLQEILSDAEIQRFKDTLDFDGATQYDFARVRINIFDSLRGPAMVMRLIPLKILTIEQLNLPPVFKEICHYHKGLILVTGPTGSGKSTTMAAMVDYMNSEMPKHIVTIEDPIEFVHTSRKCLIRQREVGIHTMKFDAALKASLREDPDVILVGEMRDIETVNTALKAAQTGHLVMGTLHTNSAVKTIERILGLYPPDQQEPMRVAIAESLVAVIAQGLCRTTDGKRAAFHDILINTDAIRDYIRKGDLDEVEALIPRCNFDGMCTMNQSLYKLYEAGRITEETALEMSPKPNEMAQILRGRV from the coding sequence ATGACAGACGCACAACGCCCAAGCATTCCGCCCAACTCCGTTCCCCGCACGCCGCCACCGCCGGGTCGTCCGCCTGCCAGCGCTCCACCGATGGGCGATCTGGGGCAAACCAGCCAGCAAATGCCCTCGCAAACCTTCGCATCGACCCAGGCCAACACAGCACCCGGCACTCGCGTCAACCCTGCTTCGGCGGGTGCAATGCCCGGAATGGGCGCTCCAGCGGTGAAGCCACCGCCCACACCCGCGCCGCCGCCCATGATGGGACACCGTCCCGCTGCGCCGCCGCCGATGCAGACCTCCCGCAGCAAGGCTGCACCCGGTCAGCCGACGCTGGCGCAAATCGTTCGCGAAGCCTACGACAAAGGCTATTCCGATATTCACTTGGGCGTGGGCGAAACGCCGCGCTTCCGCAACCGGGGCGAGATCGACATGACCGAGTATCCAGTCACCGATCTCGATACCTTCTTTAGCTGGCTGCAAGAAATTCTCTCGGATGCCGAGATTCAGCGGTTTAAGGACACGCTCGACTTTGACGGCGCAACGCAATACGACTTCGCCCGCGTCCGGATCAATATCTTTGATTCGCTGCGCGGGCCGGCGATGGTGATGCGTCTAATTCCGCTGAAGATTTTGACCATCGAGCAGTTGAACCTGCCGCCTGTGTTTAAGGAAATCTGCCACTATCACAAGGGGCTAATCCTGGTGACAGGGCCAACCGGGTCGGGTAAATCGACCACGATGGCGGCGATGGTGGACTACATGAACAGCGAAATGCCCAAGCATATCGTCACCATTGAAGACCCGATTGAATTTGTCCACACAAGCCGCAAGTGCCTGATCCGCCAGCGGGAAGTGGGCATTCACACGATGAAGTTTGACGCAGCACTGAAGGCCTCGCTGCGGGAAGATCCGGACGTGATTCTGGTGGGAGAAATGCGGGACATTGAAACCGTGAACACTGCCCTGAAAGCCGCGCAAACAGGTCACTTGGTGATGGGAACGCTGCATACCAACAGCGCTGTGAAGACCATCGAGCGGATTTTGGGGCTGTATCCGCCGGATCAGCAGGAACCCATGCGGGTGGCGATCGCCGAATCGCTGGTGGCCGTCATCGCGCAGGGCCTCTGCCGCACCACCGACGGCAAGCGGGCCGCCTTCCACGATATTCTGATCAACACAGACGCAATTCGCGACTATATCCGCAAGGGCGATCTGGACGAAGTGGAAGCGCTGATTCCGCGATGCAACTTTGACGGCATGTGTACGATGAACCAGTCCCTCTATAAGCTGTATGAGGCGGGACGGATCACCGAAGAAACGGCGCTGGAAATGTCGCCCAAGCCCAACGAAATGGCGCAGATTCTGCGCGGGCGCGTCTAA
- a CDS encoding phosphonate ABC transporter ATP-binding protein, which produces MGPPIFYLSQVTRQFQGLTALAEVNLSIAAGERVALIGPSGAGKSTLLSLLNGTLLPSAGQVTVLGQDLRRLSPRQRRRVQRQIGTVYQQHHLVTNLSVIHNVNAGHLGRWSLAKAAWSLLWPQSVEIAARALAQVGIAEKLYVRTDRLSGGEQQRVAIARVLVQDPVAILADEPIASLDPARAHDLMALLCRLTEQSGKTLVISLHDIEYAFQYCTRLVGLRQGQIQFDAPPAQVTDAMIHELYRLEQPVL; this is translated from the coding sequence ATGGGCCCGCCCATTTTTTACCTCAGCCAGGTGACGCGCCAGTTTCAGGGGCTCACGGCTCTGGCCGAGGTGAACCTGAGCATTGCTGCTGGGGAAAGGGTCGCGCTGATTGGCCCCAGCGGCGCGGGCAAGAGTACCCTGCTGAGTCTGCTGAACGGGACGCTGCTGCCATCGGCGGGGCAGGTGACGGTGCTGGGGCAAGACCTGCGGCGGCTGTCGCCTCGGCAGCGACGGCGGGTGCAGCGGCAAATTGGGACGGTCTATCAGCAGCATCACCTCGTCACCAATCTGTCGGTGATTCACAACGTCAATGCCGGACACCTAGGGCGCTGGTCGCTGGCCAAGGCCGCTTGGTCGCTGCTGTGGCCCCAGTCGGTAGAGATCGCTGCACGGGCGCTGGCTCAGGTTGGCATTGCCGAGAAGCTGTATGTTCGCACCGATCGGCTATCGGGCGGCGAGCAGCAGCGAGTGGCGATCGCCCGTGTGCTGGTGCAAGATCCGGTGGCCATCCTGGCAGATGAGCCGATCGCCAGCCTCGACCCGGCCCGCGCCCACGACCTGATGGCGCTGCTGTGCCGCCTGACAGAGCAGAGTGGCAAAACGCTGGTGATCAGCTTGCACGATATCGAATATGCGTTTCAGTACTGCACGCGGCTGGTGGGGCTGCGGCAGGGGCAGATTCAGTTCGACGCGCCGCCTGCCCAAGTGACGGACGCGATGATCCACGAGTTATACCGCCTAGAGCAGCCTGTCCTTTAA
- a CDS encoding PhnE/PtxC family ABC transporter permease, with protein sequence MPAAPTALPPPPPWLNRRNGWGLVMLGAIALSLYATGIGRPDATLVNPGGWGQFVEFWASSLRPDLSRDFLEVIARATFVTFAYAVCGTTLSVALGLVGGVLSSETWWRTVLPRAAAGGAWAAPLWLLIRGLLAVPRAIHELLWGLFFLNILGLNPLVAVLAIALPFGAIVSKVFAEIFDETPQEPLESLLGSGVSPLAAWLYGLLPQAFPDLLSYTTYRFECSLRSAAVLGVIGAGGLGYEILLSLQSLRYGQLWTGFYALVLLNGGVDWWSSWVRRRLGFTSRLDLNVAQRSQNSHAPKPNLQTANPWPLRLSWGAIALSIPLCFWGLGIDWTRLWSARTRRLLGDIAAAATPQWPSPAEWATLLHLSGLTLVMSILAIALAGLGGVLLSFPAAQTFLLPGGWLRPLDDPTTTQAPLAWLLLVATRLLLLLSRAVPAPIWALVCLFVLFPGILPGAIALGLHNLGILGRLMAEVNENLDERPVRSLHALGASGGQAILYGVLPQNLGRFLAYTLYRWEVCMRETVIVGLVGAGGLGRLLTEQLSSFDYGRLVLTLGCFVALTFLVDLISQQMRSVVSGKGEA encoded by the coding sequence ATGCCCGCTGCACCCACTGCCCTCCCACCGCCTCCCCCCTGGCTGAACCGCCGCAACGGGTGGGGATTGGTAATGCTGGGGGCGATCGCCCTTTCGCTCTACGCCACGGGCATCGGACGACCAGACGCGACCCTGGTCAACCCCGGCGGCTGGGGCCAGTTTGTGGAGTTTTGGGCCAGCAGCCTGCGGCCCGACCTCAGCCGCGACTTTCTAGAGGTAATTGCCAGGGCAACTTTTGTCACCTTTGCCTATGCAGTCTGCGGCACGACCCTGAGCGTGGCGCTAGGGCTGGTGGGCGGCGTGCTGTCGTCGGAAACTTGGTGGCGGACGGTGTTGCCGAGGGCGGCGGCGGGCGGCGCGTGGGCGGCTCCCCTTTGGCTGCTGATTCGCGGGCTGCTGGCGGTTCCCAGGGCGATTCATGAACTCCTCTGGGGCCTGTTTTTTTTGAATATTCTGGGGCTAAATCCGCTGGTGGCGGTGCTGGCGATCGCCCTGCCCTTTGGGGCGATCGTGTCTAAGGTATTTGCCGAAATTTTTGACGAAACGCCCCAGGAACCGCTGGAATCCCTCCTGGGCAGCGGAGTGTCGCCGCTGGCAGCGTGGCTCTACGGACTGTTGCCCCAGGCGTTTCCAGATTTGCTGTCCTACACGACCTATCGGTTCGAGTGTTCGCTGCGGTCGGCGGCGGTGCTGGGGGTGATCGGCGCGGGTGGGCTGGGCTATGAAATTTTGCTGAGCCTGCAATCGCTCCGCTATGGGCAACTCTGGACGGGGTTCTATGCGCTGGTGCTGCTGAATGGCGGGGTCGATTGGTGGAGCAGCTGGGTGCGGCGCAGGTTGGGCTTCACCAGTCGGCTAGATCTCAACGTGGCCCAAAGATCCCAAAATTCCCACGCCCCAAAGCCCAATCTGCAAACTGCCAATCCCTGGCCGCTGCGGCTATCCTGGGGGGCGATCGCCCTGTCGATTCCGCTCTGCTTTTGGGGATTGGGCATCGACTGGACGCGGCTCTGGTCGGCCCGCACGCGACGACTCTTGGGCGACATTGCAGCGGCCGCCACGCCCCAGTGGCCCAGCCCGGCCGAATGGGCAACGCTGCTCCACCTGTCGGGCTTGACGCTGGTGATGTCCATTCTGGCGATCGCCCTGGCCGGATTGGGCGGGGTGCTGCTGTCTTTTCCTGCGGCCCAGACCTTTCTCCTGCCCGGCGGCTGGCTGCGGCCGCTAGACGACCCCACAACGACCCAAGCCCCCCTGGCCTGGCTGCTGCTGGTGGCAACCCGTTTGCTGCTATTGCTCAGCCGCGCTGTGCCTGCCCCCATCTGGGCGCTGGTGTGTCTGTTTGTGCTATTTCCAGGCATTTTGCCGGGGGCGATCGCCCTGGGTCTGCACAATTTGGGCATCCTGGGCCGCCTCATGGCCGAGGTCAACGAAAACTTGGACGAGCGCCCCGTGCGATCGCTCCACGCCCTGGGCGCATCCGGTGGGCAGGCAATTCTCTACGGCGTGTTGCCCCAAAACCTGGGGCGATTTCTGGCGTATACCCTCTACCGCTGGGAGGTCTGTATGCGCGAAACCGTAATCGTTGGACTGGTGGGCGCAGGGGGGCTGGGCCGCCTCCTGACCGAGCAACTCAGCAGCTTTGACTACGGCAGGCTGGTGCTAACGCTGGGGTGCTTTGTGGCGCTCACTTTTCTGGTGGATTTGATTAGCCAGCAGATGCGATCGGTCGTCAGCGGCAAAGGGGAGGCGTGA